TTTCCAAGAGCGCAAGACTGGAGGACTAACAAGCATCATTGAGCATGATGTAGAGCAGGCCGAGTTCTACCTTGCTCACGGTTTGCCGGAAATTATGACAGCCACCGTGGTTCCAGCTGTCCTTTTCATCACCATGCTCCTGATTGACTGGCGGTTGGCTCTGCTGATGGTTTCCACATTGCCGCTGATGTTGCTCACAAGAAAATTATCTGCGGCAATCTGGAAAAAGAATCAGCAAACCTTTTCGGAAAGCACAAAGACCATGCAAGAAAATGTGCTGGAGTATGTGCAGACTATCGCCGTTATCAAGGCATTTGGCAAAGAGGAAACCAAAACCGAGCGCACCATCCAGTTCGCAAAAGATTATGTTCGTGCCGCCCGGAAAGCGGCGGCAGGCGTTTCTGTGTCAATGGGAATTCTGGATGTTTTCATGCAGGGCGGCGTTGTCCTCATGATGATTGCAGGCAGCCTGTTCCTTGCTACGGGGGAACTCTCCGTTCCCATGTTCGTGCTGTCCATCCTATTGGGTACTGCTTTTACATCATTCATTGCAAAGGCAGCTACCCTGCAACACTATGGCATTGTATTTTCCAGTTCCATGAAAGAGGTCGCCTCCGTTTTAGATGCACCTATTGCAGAAGCAAAAGAAGTGTTGACGAACATCACCCATGGGGACATTGAAATATCCAGCTTGTATTTTGCCTATCCCGGAAAGGAAACCACGCTGAATAACATTTCCGTCACATTTCCGCAAGGCTCCCGAAGCGCACTGGTGGGAGCATCCGGCTGTGGAAAAAGCACCCTTGTGTCTTTGCTTATAGGATTTTGGCAGCCGCCCCGCGGCAGCATCAAGATTGGCGGCGTGGATGTGACGGATTTATCCGAGAGTGAGCTAAACGCACTGATAGGGATTGTACAGCAGGATGCGTTCCTCTTTAATATGAGCATTGCCGAGAATATACGAATGGGCAAGCCGAGCGCATCCGAGGATGAAATCATAGCGGCGGCAAAAAAAGCCCGCATTCATGATTTCATCCAGTCACTCCCGGAGGGTTATCAGACAAAAGCCGGTGAATCCGGGGTGAAGTTTTCGGGGGGTGAAAAACAGCGGGTCGCCATTGCCAGAATGATTTTGAAGGATACTCCTATACTTATTTTTGATGAAGCGACAGCGGCGGTAGATGCTGAAAATGAAAAGCATATCCATGCCGCAATCGAGGAATTTAGCCGGAATAAGACGGTGATTACCATTACCCATCACCTGAATACCATCCGGGGTGCGGAACAAATCATTGTCATGGAGACAGGCCAAGTCGTTGGAATCGGCACACACAGCGAACTTACCGCCCGATGTCCGCAGTATGGAGAGCTTATTTCCCAACAGGACAAAGTTGACCGCTGGAACATCAAGGAGGGATGCGTATGATACGGCAAATTCTTAACACCTTAACCGCACAGGGCCGACGCGCATTGTCTTCTGCAATCACATGGTTTACGCTGTATGCCCTTTCTGGCATTGGGACGGTGCTTCTGGTTTTGCGCATATTGGACAAGGTTGTATCAGGGAGCGGCGGTTCACTGATTCCCTTTTGGTTGGGGCTTGTGGTTCTGCTTCTAATCCGGGGTGCGTCCAATGCGCTTGCGGATATGCGCAAACACTTTGCTGGATTCGACTTAAATTATGAGCTGCGGACAAGGATTGTCCGCCGATTGAAGGACTTTTCTTTGGGTTTCTATACAAGTGAACGGCTTGGCGAGGTCAGCACCATCGTCCATAAGGATGTAAACAATATGGTGATGGTGGTGGGCCACCTGTGGCCAAGAATGCTGGGCGACATCATCGTATCGCTTGTGGTTGCCGCAGCACTACTTGTCCTGAATTGGCGGATGGGTCTGCTGATGATTTCTGTTCTGCCGCTTGCACTCTGCCTGCTTTTTTGGGGACTAAGGCGTGGCTCTGAACTTGAAGCGGAAAGTGGAAATCAGCTTGCTGATTTTGTCAGCCTGTTTGTGGAGTATGTCAAGGGCATCCCCTTGCTCAAAGCCTTTTCGGGCAGTAGGCAGCTCGATGAAGAAATAGAAAAGCGTACAGAGGCGTTTGGCGAGAGCAGTAAGCGGTTATCCCGGTACAAAGCCCAGAAGTTGTCTTACTATGGCTTGCTGGTGGATATGGCCTTTGGCATTATGTCCGTCATGGGAATGGTACTTGTGTTCAGCGGAAAGTTGGAGCTAATAACCTTTTTTCTATATATCATCATCAGCAAGGAGTTTTACAAACCCTTTTCCGCAATGGAAAGTTATTGGATGAACTACCTGACCGTCACAGACAGTTACCGCAGGATTCAAAAACTGTTGGATGCCCCTTTGGTAAGAGAAGCGGAACATCCCCGCCAGCCGGCCGGTGCGGACATCGCATTTTGTGATGTGGGATTCTCCTATGGGGAGAATGATTTCGCTCTAAAGAAAATGACATTTTATGCACCGGAAAGAAGCATCACCGCCCTCGTGGGGGCATCAGGTTCCGGCAAAACAACCGTAACAAATCTTCTGCTTCGTTTTTGGGATGTGGACAGCGGGAGCATCCAAATCGGCGGGGTAGATATTCGGGATATGCGCTATGACGATTTGCTGGATTCCATCAGCATTGTTATGCAAAATGTTCAGCTTTTTGCGGACACCATCGAAAACAACCTCCGCATCGGCAAATCAGCTGCCTCAGAAGAAGAAATTGTGATGGCGGCAAAAAGGGCCAGAATCCATGACTTCATTATTTCGCTGCCGCAGGGCTATCAAACACCAATCAGTGAAAACGGAACAACCCTATCTGGCGGTCAGAGGCAGCGCCTTTCCATCGCCAGAGCGTTCCTAAAGGATGCCCCCATTCTGGTTCTGGATGAATTTACAAGCAATGTTGACCCCGGAAACGAACTGCTGATTCAAGAAGCCATATCAGAGCTTGCGAGGGGAAGGACAGTGCTGGTCATTGCCCACCGTCTACGAACAATCCGCACAGCGGATAAAATATTGGTTTTTAGGGACGGTGAGATTACGGAACAAGGCAGCCATGAGGAACTCATGCACAAGGATGGTCAGTATAGCAGCCTTTTCCACGCACAATCCGCCGTTCTTTGAAACAGATAAACACACATACACAAGGAGGATATTTACATGAAAAACAAGATTGTTTCCGCAGTACTGGCGGCTGCTCTGTGCTTGTCACTTGCAGCTTGCGGAAAGCCCGCGTCGCAGGGCGGTAAATCCAATGTACCCGTTACATCCGAAACGCCCTCCAGCACCGCCCCGGTGGAATCGAGCGGGCTGCGCACCATTACAGATTTGGGCGGTCATGAGGTCACCATTCCCGCCCCCGCCGATATTCAGAAAATCGTAATTCTAAGCCCGCCGGTCATGTCCTTTGTGGTGAGCGCCATCCCGGACACCGAGATGATCGTCGGTATCAACTCGCGCTCCTTCCTGACCTCTAACCCGCAAATCGTCGAAAAAGTATTCCCCAACTGGAAGTCGGTGGAATCTTCCTTTGTCGATGTAAACTTTGCCGTCAACACCGAATCCCTGCTTGCGCTGGAGCCTGATATTATCTTTTATTATGGTGATTTCCAGAAAAAAGGCATTGAGGGCCTCAATGTCCCGGCGGTGGACTTTCTCATGAAAGGCGTCAATAGCCCGGAAAAAATGTCCGTTGCTTGGGATGCGCAGATTAGAGGAATTTTAGGTACGGATACCTCCGTGGGCATTCAGAAGGAATGGGACGACGCCAATGCAAAGCTGGAGAGCCTGCTGAAAAATGTGGGAGACCAGAAAAAACGAGGGCTTTGCATCAAACTCAATCAGGCAGGCAGCGTGGTGGTCATGGGTTCTGACTCCTTTGACGGCTGGGCGCAGAGCTTTTTTGCTCTGAGCGGCATAGAGAATGTCGCTGCATCGGTTGAAGGCACGGGCGAGGTCAGCATGGAACAGATTTATGAGTGGAATCCTGACTTTATCATGTGCTTTCAGGATGTTCCCGCAAGCTATATTCTGGACAATTCCATTGAAGGACAAGACTGGTCTCTGCTGAGTGCATGGAAGAACAAGCAGGTCTTTGATGTGCCAAGAACAACCTATGCTTGGGTAACGCCTTGTGCAGATTCCCCACTCTTTCCTTTTTGGCTGGTTTCCAAGGCATATCCTGAGCTTGTAAGCGACGACGAGGTTCGCACAGAAATCAAGGAATACTACCAGCGCAATTACAATGTTGAATTGACAGAAGGGGACCTTGATTCCATCTTGGATTATCGGGAAGCGACAGGGATATGAGGAAAGAGCATAACGCAAATTACAACAAGACGATGTTCATCGGTATCTTGCTGTTGGCAGGCGCAGTTATCAGTGGGGTGTTGCTGGGGAAATACGGCATCCACCTTTCTGACCTTGCGGCTATCCTGTCCGGCAAGCTGAACGGCAATATAGACAGCACCCTGGAAACAGCCTCCTTTGTCGTTTTCAATGTGCGTATTCCACGAATCATTTTAGCTGCAATGGTCGGGGCCGGATTATCCATATCCGGCTCCGCCTTGCAGGGCACGTTTCAAAATCCGTTGGTAAGCCCTGATTTGCTGGGGGTCAGTTCCGGCGCAGGTTTTGGCGCGGCGTTGGGCATTCTGCTCACCGGCGGCTTGGGGTTGTTCACGCCGGTTCTGTCTCTGGCACTTGGACTGACCAGCGTGATTCTGGTGTTCTTTCTGGCAGGGACGAAAAATGGAACGGG
The nucleotide sequence above comes from Lacrimispora sp. BS-2. Encoded proteins:
- a CDS encoding ABC transporter ATP-binding protein: MNQDLLVKEMKRKNTGSNLLIAVGAVLDLVPRFLTIHMAASFIAGQLTWRTIGLAGGLMLLSMVLKSGCFYFSTWMAHKAAYTTLTDLRLRLIRHLKKLPIRFFQERKTGGLTSIIEHDVEQAEFYLAHGLPEIMTATVVPAVLFITMLLIDWRLALLMVSTLPLMLLTRKLSAAIWKKNQQTFSESTKTMQENVLEYVQTIAVIKAFGKEETKTERTIQFAKDYVRAARKAAAGVSVSMGILDVFMQGGVVLMMIAGSLFLATGELSVPMFVLSILLGTAFTSFIAKAATLQHYGIVFSSSMKEVASVLDAPIAEAKEVLTNITHGDIEISSLYFAYPGKETTLNNISVTFPQGSRSALVGASGCGKSTLVSLLIGFWQPPRGSIKIGGVDVTDLSESELNALIGIVQQDAFLFNMSIAENIRMGKPSASEDEIIAAAKKARIHDFIQSLPEGYQTKAGESGVKFSGGEKQRVAIARMILKDTPILIFDEATAAVDAENEKHIHAAIEEFSRNKTVITITHHLNTIRGAEQIIVMETGQVVGIGTHSELTARCPQYGELISQQDKVDRWNIKEGCV
- a CDS encoding ABC transporter ATP-binding protein, translating into MIRQILNTLTAQGRRALSSAITWFTLYALSGIGTVLLVLRILDKVVSGSGGSLIPFWLGLVVLLLIRGASNALADMRKHFAGFDLNYELRTRIVRRLKDFSLGFYTSERLGEVSTIVHKDVNNMVMVVGHLWPRMLGDIIVSLVVAAALLVLNWRMGLLMISVLPLALCLLFWGLRRGSELEAESGNQLADFVSLFVEYVKGIPLLKAFSGSRQLDEEIEKRTEAFGESSKRLSRYKAQKLSYYGLLVDMAFGIMSVMGMVLVFSGKLELITFFLYIIISKEFYKPFSAMESYWMNYLTVTDSYRRIQKLLDAPLVREAEHPRQPAGADIAFCDVGFSYGENDFALKKMTFYAPERSITALVGASGSGKTTVTNLLLRFWDVDSGSIQIGGVDIRDMRYDDLLDSISIVMQNVQLFADTIENNLRIGKSAASEEEIVMAAKRARIHDFIISLPQGYQTPISENGTTLSGGQRQRLSIARAFLKDAPILVLDEFTSNVDPGNELLIQEAISELARGRTVLVIAHRLRTIRTADKILVFRDGEITEQGSHEELMHKDGQYSSLFHAQSAVL
- a CDS encoding ABC transporter substrate-binding protein, whose translation is MKNKIVSAVLAAALCLSLAACGKPASQGGKSNVPVTSETPSSTAPVESSGLRTITDLGGHEVTIPAPADIQKIVILSPPVMSFVVSAIPDTEMIVGINSRSFLTSNPQIVEKVFPNWKSVESSFVDVNFAVNTESLLALEPDIIFYYGDFQKKGIEGLNVPAVDFLMKGVNSPEKMSVAWDAQIRGILGTDTSVGIQKEWDDANAKLESLLKNVGDQKKRGLCIKLNQAGSVVVMGSDSFDGWAQSFFALSGIENVAASVEGTGEVSMEQIYEWNPDFIMCFQDVPASYILDNSIEGQDWSLLSAWKNKQVFDVPRTTYAWVTPCADSPLFPFWLVSKAYPELVSDDEVRTEIKEYYQRNYNVELTEGDLDSILDYREATGI